A part of Gossypium hirsutum isolate 1008001.06 chromosome A07, Gossypium_hirsutum_v2.1, whole genome shotgun sequence genomic DNA contains:
- the LOC107937300 gene encoding uncharacterized protein has protein sequence MTQLTKEDLVENFTNSIEKEEVCEKSEVASIFLKFKAAAESETGCKLKTLRFDNGTEYTSSGIHLFYDEAGIKHQLTNTYTLQKNGVSERKNKSLLDMARCLIFERNLPKTFWAEAVNTTVYLQNKLLTKALAQKTPFEAWFRFKPSLAHLRVFGCVCYAHVPVAKRDKLAKKAQPDAVSEDLATNQTEVDQNGPEIDIDDGPVRGTRPLAEIYERAHVAAIEPSCFEEAEAHQGWKQAMADEISIIEKNQTWQLVERPLKRKVIGVKLVFRAKHNIDGSLNKLKVRLVVKGFNQKYGIDYFETFAPMARLDTIRLLVALAAHMQ, from the exons ATGACTCAGCTAACCAAAGAAGATCTAGTTGAAAACTTCACTAACTCAATTGAAAAGGAAGAAGTTTGTGAA aaatcagaagTGGCTTCAATATTCTTGAAGTTTAAAGCTGCAGCAGAGAGTgaaacaggttgcaagttgaAGACATTGAGGTttgataatgggactgagtataCTTCATCCGGGATACATCTATTTTATGATGAAGCAGGCATCAAACACCAACTCACCAACACTTATACACTTCAAaaaaatggtgtaagtgaaagaaagaacaaaagCTTGCTAGATATGGCCAGATGCCtaatttttgaaagaaatttgCCTAAGacgttttgggcagaagcagttaACACTACAGTTTACCTCCAAAACAAGCTCCTAACCAAGGCTTTGGCTCAGAAAACTCCATTCGAGGCCTGGTTCAGGTTCAAACCATCATTGGCTCACCTAAGAGTCTTTGGATGTGTATGTTATGCTCATGTTCCAGTAGCAAAAAGAGACAAGCTTGCTAAGAAAGCTCAACCTG ACGCAGTCTCTGAAGATCTTGCAACAAATCAGACTGAAGTTGATCAAAATGGTCCTGAAATAGACATTGACGATGGACCAGTCAGAGGCACTAGACCATtggctgagatttatgaaagagctcatgTGGCTGCTATTGAACCAAGCTGCTTTGAAGAAGCTGAAGCTCATCAAGGCTGGAAACAGGCAATGGCTGATGAAATCAGTATAATTGAGAAGAATCAGACCTGGCAGCTAGTTGAAAGACCACTCAAAAGAAAAGTAATTGGAGTGAAGTTGGTGTTTAGAGCCAAGCACAATATTGATGGAAGCTTGAACAAATTGAAAGTAAGGCTGGTTGTAAAAGGGTTCAACCAAAAGTATGGCATTGACTACTTTGAAACCTTTGCACCAATGGCTAGACTTGACACCATAAGGCTGctagttgccttagcagcacatATGCAATAG